The Candidatus Nanosynbacter featherlites region AGGCGCTAACTCCCTCGCCAAGCGCCGCAAATCCGGCACACGCACGCCGATGACCGGCATCTCGGTATTGACGATGCGCTTATTAAACTCAGCATAAGCCTCATTACCTTCAGCGAGTTTTGTTAGTTTCATCACAATGTCATCATGCATATTGCTATTAGCCTTCGTGCTTAATTAATATAGACCAGCGCAATACCTAGTCATATTATTTATTCTACATTATATAGCTAGATTGATTACGCATTATACAGCATAAAATTATCTATCGTAGACCTACTACACACAGCACATCATATACACTGGGCACAACTTTTACCAATCCGCGCAGTACAATGTCTTGCGGTGCTGTGCATGAAAAAACTGGACATTTTTGAGCCGTCGCAAAACCAATTTCCATTGCTGCGCTCAGCCCAACATAACCATCTGGAGCATGAAGCATCACAAAATCCGCTTGACGAATTGCTGATAAATGACAGGCTTCGATCGCTTGCGGTGATATACCTTGCTCGGCAATGTCTCGCACAAATGCTGCATTATCAAACTGCATCCGTCGTGGTGATAAAACTTGGCAGCCAGTTACAACAAGCTCATCATAGATCCGGAAAAGTCCGTCTCTGTCACGCGTGTATGAGCCGCAAAGCACCGCCCGAGGTGGTTCAAAATTCCGTCGCGCCATATTCATATATCACTTCTGTTAGTTCACCATGCCCATCAATACATGCCGCCATTTCGCGCATGAAGCTCTTATATTTCTTTGGTTCACTCTCCATCTCTTCACGCGTACGCCAAGCATTTTTGCCGCCTTCAAATTCTTTGACCATCGTGCCCGAGACGGCATCGCAAAACATCAGATGAAATAGTTTGTCCTCAACGATTTCATTTGTTTGGCTGTGACGAACCCGCTCGTGATAGACACCGCGGTGCACAAAAGTACCGCGCAGTCCTGTCTCTTCAGCAAGCTCACGTGCTGCCGCTTCAACAACAGACTCCGCCCAACGTACTTTGCCAGTTGGCGCACCCCAAAAACCATAATATGGATGCTTAAGCCGCTGCTGCAGAAGGTATTGCTTCTCATTATGGTGCTGCCGCTCAATAACAAGTAATACCGCCACTTTTGGTTGACGCTCAATCACACCAGCATCAGTGTCTAGCTTATTGGCATATTCTTTTCCTTTGATCGAAAGCATGTAGCCATCAGCTGTTTTCGTCACATAGCCCAACGCCACGAGTCGTTTGATGTGGAATTTGACATGGTCGCTATCGAGCCCAGTGGCTCGCTGCAACGCAGCAAAATGAGCAGTTGGCAGAAATAGTAGTTCTCGCAATATCTTTATCTGTGCATTATGTACCTTTTCTTCTAAACTCATGACCTACACTCCTTTTAACTCCATAATAGGACGGCTGCCATATAAAATCTAGGGAAGTCAATTTCCCCATTATTCCCATATTCATAAATATATGATATAATATGCAAAATGCATCGGAAGCCTTCTTGCGAAACTTTGGCTCGCACTCATCAGCAAGGACTCACGCAAACTGTGGGTAATTTTTTGCAGCACGTACACGCGACTGAGATTCAGCCAGATGCAGCAACTGTCTTTGTGCATGATGAATGTAATCCTGATTCGATTGGGGCAATCGCTACCGCATGCTCACCGCAGGCTCCGACTGACGGCCGATTTGATTTTCAAAAAGCACATATCACAGGGCACCGCGTTGATGGGTCGTCAGTTGCTGGACGTGTCATTAAAGGCAATCAAGACGACATTACTCTAACTGAGAGTGCGATGAATCCTGATCATCGCGTCCTCAACTTGCCGCTGCCCGACCAACACGCCGTTCTGCAAGCTGCTTTCACCAAAGACCGTGCGCCAACTAAACGTCAGCTGGGCAAACTAGAAACACTATGGCGAGATGACAGAACCAAAACTGCACTCAGTGTTGGCATCACAGCGTTGCAAACATTAGCGCGAGAGTCACACCCAACTCAGTCGGTTGCCGACATGTTGGCGCTCAAATCACCCACCACACCGAACGCAATCCTCACCACGTGGGATGTGTCGGACTCAACCAGGGAGATGGCGCGTGATAATGGAAAACTGCGCTCATTCATCGTTTGGTTTGGTAGCCAAGCAATCACTGCCGTGCAACGTTATGATGGCGAGCTGATCGACTGGACAGGCGATGGACAGAATCTTGCCGTGCCACTACCACAGAGCAACGCGCGTTTCTCACGCGAGCAGCGAACTACTTTTGGCAATGATACACTCGTTCCATTGCTTAGCGAACTCGTTGATCTCGCTCAAGCGCAGGATGAATATACGGTTCGACTGACCGCCGGTTTTGGCCGACTCGACAATCTCCCTGGTGGGAAAATGAGCCCACAGCTCTTTGGCATGACGAAATTGTCCAAGCGTCAGCCACGCGACCGATTGTCAATCGCCCTGACTGGCGAATCCTATGATATGCTTACGTCTCATCTACCCGACGAGTTGCAAGAATATCTTTACCGTAACTAGACATACTTGTATGTTACAGTTTTTATATAAGGTGTACTTATAGCCATTTTATTTATTATAAAGGTGGCACTATGCCTTATTGCTGCCGATACATAAATCAGCCGCTACAGTTCGTAAAAGTTCGCGCCTGTACAAGGACAGTTTCTAATGGTTATAATTGGACTATGAGCAGTAATATCAAATTATCCTTGCCGGAACTTGTAGCTGAAGCTTTTCCTGTTCTTAAAGATGCAACCTATATACGTTCATTTGCACCACTCTGTGTATTGTATCAAGATACAGAATTCCATTTATTCCAAAGTCCAGGTCGTGATTTTTTACGCTCATTCATTCTCGTTGCTACAGACTATTCTGACCCGCTCGACCAAAGCTATGAATTAAAGAATCTAACAGGTAGCTACGAATTTGAATTCACACACATAATAACTCCATACAAAAATAAAGAGTTTATCGAGATTCGCCAACATGATGATATGGCAGACTATGATATACGAAGTCTTGACGGGCGTTGGTGTTATTATGTAGCAGAAGCAACATATAAGCCGGACTGGACGTAAAAAGCACCGCCTGCATGAACAAACGGTGCTCTTCCTAACAAAAACATCACTATTATTTCAGTTTCTTATCCTTCAGCTTCAACACCACATCCGCCTCTTTAGCCAGCTGTTTGCTGTGGGTAACGACGATGACGCATTTATCGTTTTCGTGGGCGGCTCGACGCAGGATGTTGATGATATCGGCGGCGGTAGTTTCGTCCAGGTTGCCGGTCGGCTCGTCTGCCAAGATAATCGGTGCGGAGGACACCAACGCCCGGCCGATCGCTACGCGCTGTTGCTGTCCGCCAGAAAGTTTCATGACATTGCGGTGAATGTGATCGTCGTCCAAGCCCATGGAGTGCAACGTTTCGTTAGTGGCCTTGGCATTAACCAATTTCAAGTTTTCCAGTGGCGTCAGATAATCAATCAGGTTATAATTCTGAAACACCAGCGAGATATTGTGTTTGCGATGGTGCGAATAACCCTGCTCGGCGATGTCTTCATCGTCGAACAAAATCTGCCCGCCAGTCGGCGTGTCCAGCCCCGCTAGCAGCCCGAGCAGCGTCGATTTACCAGCCCCAGAACTACCGACGATGGCGTAGAATTTGCCCTTTTCAAATTGATAGTTGATGCCGTTGAGCACATTGCTGGTGCCGTCGGCGTATGAATAGATAATATCGCGTAACGTAAGTAGTGACATAATAACTCCTAACTTAATTTTGCTAAAATTTGCTTTGGTGATTGGCGCATGATTGGTGCGGTGGCAGCGATGGCTGACAGCAGAACGACCATGTATCCGAAGGCGAAAGCCTGCAGACAAGTCACCGGTGGCGTGGCCTGCACCACAGCTTTTTCTACGCGCTGGCTTTGGTCGGCCTGCGCTGTGAGGGCGGTAGAAATCTGCGACGAGGCGACCGAACCGATACCGAGCGCGAACACCGAACTGACTGCGGCGATGATTACCAGCTCCGCCAAGAACTGCCCGATGATCTGCCGCTTCGACGTGCCGATAGACAGCAAGATGCCAATTTCATGCAAGCGGCCGCGCACCCAGAACACCAGCACCAGTGACAGCACTGCCAGCCCCGCCCCAGCCGCGCCGATGGTGGCAATCGTCAAGATGTTTTGAATGCCAGCGATGTTTTGGAGAACCCCAGCGAATGCCGCCCCGTTGTCAGTCAGGCTAAATTTTTTCCAATCGACGTTTGGTAGGCTTTTAGCGCGGTCTGTTAGCGACTTCAGCTGATGTGGATTTTCGGCGAAATATGTCGCCCGCGTCAACTGCTGGCTACCTATCAGCTGCTGCGCCGCAGCCAAGTTGGTGATGAGATGATTCTCCGCCATGTCGGACTGCAAGACCGCTGGCTTTTCGCCTTTGCCGCTGAATATCCCTGCGACAGTTACCGTCACGCGCCTGCCGTCTTTGGTGATGTCCAGCTTGTCTCCTGGCTTGATGTTATTTTTCTCGGCGAAGGTTTTGTGAATGAGGGCAGCGTTTTGATCGTGCGCCCCCAGATGCTTGCCCTGCTCTAGTTGGTAAAATTTACCAGTGAACTCGCTCAGCAAATCGCTCTGTGTGGCGCCCGTCACCTTCGCCTCGCCAGCCACGTTAGAGTCCAGCTGCACACCGCTACCCGCTACGTCGACCAATTGTTTGCCTGGCAGTTCCGCGGTAGTCTCTGATTGGAAATTGTGTGCTTTGACACTGTCCAGGCGCTGCACCCGCTGTGCTATACCTATCGGCACCTCGCCCGACGGTTGCTTGCTGGCGATGCTAAAGCCGGCGCGGATGTTTCGCTCGACCGATTGCTTCAGCTGTGCCATCGTTTGCTGCACCGTCAGTGTACCGATCAGCAGTGTGAAAATCAGCGTCATAATCAGGGCGATGGTCAGGCTGCGACGCCGCTTGCGCGTCACAGCCGTCCAGGCTCGTTTGATAATCGTCATCATTCGCCCCTAGTCCACTTCAGTTAGTAATTCTTTTGGCGTTGACTGAGTAATTGGTCGAGAAGCCAGTAGCACCGCAATGATAATCACCGCCAGCCCAGCGCCCCACACCGCCAGCAGATCCGTCGGTTGTACACCAACCGTCACCTTGTCCAGCGTGCGTGATGACGTCACCGAGTCAGCATCAGCACCGAGCGACGCGCCGTTGAGGGAACTGCCAGCTTGACGCGTGGCATTCTGTGCCGCTTGTGACACTACGTGATCGCCCATTTGTTGCGCAATCAGCCCGGCGGTAAAGTACGATGCACCGAAACTCAGCACCGCGATCATCACTAGCTCAGCGATGTATTGCAACACAATCTTTGACTGCGGCACGCCCGTCGCCAAGAGCACGCCCGCTTCGCGCTTGCGTTCATTCATCCACAAGTACAGCACCATGCCGATTACCGCGACGCTGACCAGCGCCGTTGCCCACAGCATACCGTCGATCAAGCCGTACACGCCATTGACTGCACCAGTCACACCGGCTAGCTCCTGGCTATTCTTATTCAACTGGTACTTTTGCCAATTAACTGGCAGTTTATTTGCCCGCGCCATCACCTCATCCAACTGTTTGGTGCCCTTGGTAAAGAACGTGGCGTCCTGATAAATCTCATTTTGCTCGGTATAGGCATTCAACTGGCGAGTTGTCGTGAGATCAGTCAGGAACAAATTCTCGAACAACTCCACCTGGTACGTCGCCTGCTTTGGGTTTTTGCCGTTAAATATACCGACGATTTCCACTTCCACCTCGTCCTTGGATGGACGTTCGT contains the following coding sequences:
- a CDS encoding ABC transporter ATP-binding protein, whose product is MSLLTLRDIIYSYADGTSNVLNGINYQFEKGKFYAIVGSSGAGKSTLLGLLAGLDTPTGGQILFDDEDIAEQGYSHHRKHNISLVFQNYNLIDYLTPLENLKLVNAKATNETLHSMGLDDDHIHRNVMKLSGGQQQRVAIGRALVSSAPIILADEPTGNLDETTAADIINILRRAAHENDKCVIVVTHSKQLAKEADVVLKLKDKKLK
- a CDS encoding NUDIX domain-containing protein, which encodes MSLEEKVHNAQIKILRELLFLPTAHFAALQRATGLDSDHVKFHIKRLVALGYVTKTADGYMLSIKGKEYANKLDTDAGVIERQPKVAVLLVIERQHHNEKQYLLQQRLKHPYYGFWGAPTGKVRWAESVVEAAARELAEETGLRGTFVHRGVYHERVRHSQTNEIVEDKLFHLMFCDAVSGTMVKEFEGGKNAWRTREEMESEPKKYKSFMREMAACIDGHGELTEVIYEYGATEF
- a CDS encoding ABC transporter permease is translated as MSFIQRAWLYITRKKLKTLILLAILLCMSTIMLSGFAIKHSTDAAAQSLDKTLKAGFTLGNNPRTNPGTARGSGTVSNKDIDAVKNLEGVTDYVKRQNATVDFINTKLVPLPSGGSGYDAEKDKQFGNAATIIGVNKSESEKKFRAESLKLIAGRHITENDSHKILVHEDFAKANNLKLGSKIKLKANQYDTDNERPSKDEVEVEIVGIFNGKNPKQATYQVELFENLFLTDLTTTRQLNAYTEQNEIYQDATFFTKGTKQLDEVMARANKLPVNWQKYQLNKNSQELAGVTGAVNGVYGLIDGMLWATALVSVAVIGMVLYLWMNERKREAGVLLATGVPQSKIVLQYIAELVMIAVLSFGASYFTAGLIAQQMGDHVVSQAAQNATRQAGSSLNGASLGADADSVTSSRTLDKVTVGVQPTDLLAVWGAGLAVIIIAVLLASRPITQSTPKELLTEVD
- a CDS encoding ABC transporter permease: MMTIIKRAWTAVTRKRRRSLTIALIMTLIFTLLIGTLTVQQTMAQLKQSVERNIRAGFSIASKQPSGEVPIGIAQRVQRLDSVKAHNFQSETTAELPGKQLVDVAGSGVQLDSNVAGEAKVTGATQSDLLSEFTGKFYQLEQGKHLGAHDQNAALIHKTFAEKNNIKPGDKLDITKDGRRVTVTVAGIFSGKGEKPAVLQSDMAENHLITNLAAAQQLIGSQQLTRATYFAENPHQLKSLTDRAKSLPNVDWKKFSLTDNGAAFAGVLQNIAGIQNILTIATIGAAGAGLAVLSLVLVFWVRGRLHEIGILLSIGTSKRQIIGQFLAELVIIAAVSSVFALGIGSVASSQISTALTAQADQSQRVEKAVVQATPPVTCLQAFAFGYMVVLLSAIAATAPIMRQSPKQILAKLS